One part of the Methanomethylovorans hollandica DSM 15978 genome encodes these proteins:
- a CDS encoding LVIVD repeat protein has translation MQIRSIRSIYSGIVLMFLLLTAGINSENYVNVDFISFFDGDVFGVDVDGDYAYIGEGQDHVVLDLTDLSKPSEVMGTITPPEVLDFAVESDCVYVSGDGLLIVDITAPPQHI, from the coding sequence ATGCAAATCAGATCGATTAGATCGATCTATTCTGGAATAGTATTGATGTTCCTGCTACTGACTGCAGGAATCAATTCCGAAAATTATGTTAATGTGGATTTCATCAGTTTTTTTGACGGAGATGTCTTCGGTGTTGATGTAGATGGGGACTATGCATATATTGGCGAAGGCCAGGACCATGTAGTGCTGGATCTCACTGATTTATCCAAACCATCAGAAGTAATGGGAACAATTACTCCACCAGAAGTGCTTGATTTTGCCGTAGAAAGTGATTGTGTCTATGTGTCCGGCGATGGTCTTTTGATCGTGGATATCACTGCTCCCCCCCAACATATTTGA
- a CDS encoding DUF4357 domain-containing protein, with product MYLAIIYILAGCYKGERRFIEILYTFSSPSTAAGVHLGRSANGLIEWKNNKGKTLKEMQEAEAGGT from the coding sequence ATTTACTTAGCAATTATTTATATTTTAGCAGGATGTTATAAAGGAGAGAGAAGGTTTATCGAAATTCTCTATACTTTTTCCTCACCTTCCACAGCTGCAGGCGTCCATCTTGGGCGCAGTGCTAACGGTCTTATCGAATGGAAGAATAACAAAGGAAAAACACTAAAAGAAATGCAAGAGGCTGAAGCTGGAGGAACATGA
- a CDS encoding IS5 family transposase, protein MDDLTDFALNEEYKRLQSVGDKLAEIESLIDWKPFRPILESMYSNKTASGGWPEDDVIVMFKMLVLQQWHGLSDAELERQCIDRISFRKFLSFPEYVPDSTTVWSFRKRIIDNGKEEQIWTEMQKQLDALGLKIKKGMIQDATFIHSTPGHAKADEPRGKEAKTRRSKDGTWTKKGGKSFFGYKLHTIIDKDHELIRRFKTTTASVHDSQIDLSELNEVVYRDRGYFGAIAKGFAATMQRAVRGHPLEIGDILRNKRISIQRVPAERVYSVVKEVFNAGKVLVTTVERVNVKMLMTAFCFNLHQLKTLKHKRII, encoded by the coding sequence ATGGATGATTTAACTGATTTTGCTCTTAACGAAGAATACAAACGTCTTCAATCTGTTGGAGATAAGCTTGCTGAAATCGAATCATTGATTGACTGGAAACCATTTCGTCCCATTCTTGAATCGATGTATTCTAATAAAACAGCTTCAGGCGGATGGCCTGAAGATGACGTTATTGTGATGTTTAAAATGCTAGTACTACAACAATGGCATGGTCTTTCTGATGCTGAACTTGAGAGACAGTGCATCGATAGAATATCCTTCAGGAAATTTCTTTCATTTCCTGAATATGTACCAGACAGTACAACTGTCTGGTCATTCCGCAAGAGAATCATCGATAATGGAAAAGAAGAACAAATATGGACTGAAATGCAGAAGCAGCTTGATGCTCTTGGATTGAAGATCAAAAAAGGAATGATCCAGGATGCTACTTTTATCCATTCAACTCCAGGACATGCTAAAGCAGATGAACCGAGAGGAAAAGAAGCAAAAACAAGAAGAAGTAAGGATGGAACCTGGACAAAGAAAGGCGGTAAATCCTTTTTTGGTTACAAGCTCCACACGATCATCGATAAGGATCATGAATTGATCAGAAGATTCAAAACAACAACTGCATCGGTTCATGATTCTCAGATAGATCTCTCTGAGTTGAATGAAGTTGTGTACAGAGATAGAGGATACTTCGGAGCAATTGCAAAAGGTTTTGCAGCAACCATGCAAAGAGCTGTGAGAGGACATCCATTAGAAATAGGTGATATCCTGAGGAACAAAAGGATCAGTATCCAAAGAGTTCCAGCAGAACGAGTATATTCTGTGGTCAAAGAAGTATTCAATGCAGGAAAAGTTCTTGTTACAACTGTGGAAAGAGTAAATGTAAAGATGCTTATGACAGCTTTTTGCTTTAACTTACATCAACTGAAGACGCTCAAACATAAAAGAATTATTTAG
- a CDS encoding disaggregatase related repeat-containing protein, which yields MSNYTNNFSINSVKSSKIAILVAALVIFAVMPALVQAAVPAEQWNKTFGGILDDSANSVQKTSDGGYIIAGTTSSYGAGGFDAWLIKVDSSGNQIWNKTFGGTLDDKANSVQKTSDEGYIIAGTTSSYGAGGSDAWLIKVDSSGNQSWNKTFGGTLDDSANSVQKTADGGYIIAATNSSYDSIMGAAWLIKVDSNGNQQWNNTFFKTDDSNTDYQASSVSQTSEGGYIIAGWVEMPAANDNFWLSKVDSSGNQIWSKTYNGFAGGYDQAHSVQQTSEGGYILAGVAGGDMGDPDAAWLVKTDSNGNITWDKRFGGGNETDVSGCAYSVQLTGDGGYIIAGTTRSYGAGSEDNAWLIKVDSNGNQQWNKTFGETLDDSANSVQQTSDGGYIIAGETMSYGAGSEDAWLIKVAPDISTISSMTPTHDNRLRQSSPNTVLSSTAYLDIGKSAYRCRDVMLFDLSMYNNTTISKATLSLYWYYPAGATRTSDTVVEVYRPMQWDPQYVTWNSRMSGTPWDTAGGNWFDKNGVDQGTTPYASVTFPASVVPDNRYYEFDVTELVQEYVSGDYDNTGFFLKAKTESSNYIAFYSSDWSNADQRPKLTITTTSVTVDNPPVAEAGPNQIATTGSVVTFNGSASTDDKGIVSYSWDFDAADGITTEATEVMVTKTYATAGNYTVTLTVTDNGGQNDSDTMQAVVGSQVTTIAYTPEYDNRLRQSSPNTVLSSTDYLDIGKSAYRCRDVMLFDLSMYNNTTISKATLSLYWYYPAGATRTSDTVVEVYRPMQWDPQYVTWNSRMSGTPWDTAGGNWFDKNGVDQGTTPYASVTFPASVVPDNRYYEFDVTELVQEYVSGDYDNTGFFLKAKAEGGNYIAFYSSEWPNVDQRPKLTITSS from the coding sequence ATGAGTAACTATACAAATAATTTCAGTATAAACTCCGTGAAAAGCAGTAAAATAGCAATATTAGTAGCTGCTTTAGTTATTTTTGCGGTTATGCCAGCATTAGTACAGGCAGCAGTTCCTGCAGAACAGTGGAATAAGACATTTGGTGGAATCTTGGACGACAGTGCAAATTCAGTCCAGAAAACTTCGGATGGAGGATACATAATAGCAGGAACAACTTCTTCGTATGGAGCCGGTGGATTTGATGCTTGGTTGATAAAAGTTGACAGTAGTGGTAACCAGATATGGAATAAGACATTTGGTGGGACCTTGGATGATAAAGCAAATTCAGTCCAGAAGACTTCAGATGAAGGATACATAATAGCAGGAACAACTTCTTCGTATGGAGCCGGTGGATCTGATGCTTGGCTGATAAAAGTTGACAGTAGTGGTAACCAGTCATGGAATAAGACATTTGGTGGAACCTTGGATGACAGTGCAAATTCAGTCCAGAAGACTGCGGATGGGGGGTACATAATAGCAGCTACGAACTCTTCCTACGACAGTATTATGGGTGCTGCTTGGTTGATCAAAGTTGATAGTAATGGTAACCAGCAGTGGAATAATACTTTTTTTAAAACTGATGATAGTAACACCGATTATCAAGCGTCTTCCGTCAGTCAGACTTCAGAAGGAGGATACATCATAGCAGGTTGGGTTGAGATGCCAGCTGCTAATGATAATTTTTGGTTAAGCAAAGTTGATAGTAGTGGTAATCAGATATGGAGTAAGACTTATAATGGATTTGCAGGTGGTTATGATCAGGCACATTCAGTTCAGCAGACCTCTGAAGGAGGCTATATACTCGCAGGAGTTGCTGGGGGAGATATGGGAGATCCGGATGCTGCTTGGTTAGTAAAAACTGATAGCAATGGTAACATAACGTGGGATAAGAGATTTGGTGGAGGAAATGAGACTGATGTTTCTGGTTGTGCATATTCGGTCCAGCTGACAGGGGATGGGGGATACATAATAGCAGGGACGACTCGGTCGTACGGAGCCGGTTCCGAAGATAATGCTTGGTTGATCAAAGTTGATAGTAATGGTAACCAGCAGTGGAATAAGACTTTTGGTGAAACCTTAGATGATAGTGCAAATTCCGTTCAGCAGACTTCGGATGGAGGATATATAATTGCAGGAGAGACCATGTCGTACGGAGCTGGTTCCGAAGATGCTTGGTTGATCAAAGTTGCACCTGATATATCTACAATTTCTTCTATGACTCCTACCCATGACAACAGGCTACGTCAGTCATCTCCGAACACTGTCCTTTCCAGTACTGCCTATCTTGATATTGGGAAAAGTGCATATCGTTGCAGGGATGTGATGTTGTTTGATCTTAGCATGTACAATAATACGACAATATCTAAGGCAACCCTCTCGCTCTACTGGTACTATCCTGCAGGTGCAACACGTACATCCGATACTGTAGTAGAGGTATACAGGCCAATGCAGTGGGATCCACAGTATGTTACCTGGAACTCCAGGATGTCTGGAACTCCGTGGGATACGGCAGGAGGGAACTGGTTCGATAAGAATGGTGTTGATCAGGGTACCACACCATATGCATCGGTGACATTCCCCGCGAGTGTAGTGCCTGATAACAGATATTATGAGTTTGATGTCACAGAACTTGTACAGGAATATGTAAGTGGTGATTATGACAACACTGGTTTCTTCCTCAAGGCAAAAACAGAGAGCAGTAATTACATAGCCTTCTACAGTTCGGATTGGTCCAACGCTGATCAGAGACCGAAATTGACCATAACTACAACATCGGTTACTGTGGATAATCCACCAGTTGCCGAAGCAGGTCCTAACCAGATTGCTACTACAGGCTCAGTAGTTACGTTCAATGGCAGTGCTTCAACTGATGATAAGGGCATAGTCTCATACTCATGGGACTTCGATGCTGCAGATGGTATAACCACTGAAGCAACCGAAGTGATGGTTACTAAAACCTACGCAACTGCAGGGAATTACACTGTGACACTCACTGTCACTGATAATGGTGGCCAAAACGATTCAGACACAATGCAGGCAGTTGTCGGTAGCCAGGTAACAACTATCGCTTATACACCAGAGTATGATAACAGGCTACGTCAGTCATCTCCGAACACTGTCCTTTCCAGTACTGACTATCTTGATATTGGGAAAAGTGCATATCGTTGCAGGGATGTGATGTTGTTCGATCTTAGCATGTATAATAATACGACAATATCTAAGGCAACCCTCTCGCTCTACTGGTACTATCCTGCAGGTGCAACACGTACATCCGATACTGTAGTAGAGGTATACAGGCCAATGCAGTGGGATCCACAGTATGTTACCTGGAACTCCAGGATGTCTGGAACTCCGTGGGATACGGCAGGAGGGAACTGGTTCGATAAGAATGGTGTTGATCAGGGTACCACACCATATGCATCGGTGACATTCCCTGCGAGTGTAGTGCCTGATAACAGATATTATGAGTTTGATGTCACAGAACTTGTACAGGAATATGTAAGTGGTGATTATGACAACACTGGTTTCTTCCTCAAGGCAAAGGCAGAGGGCGGTAATTACATAGCCTTCTATAGCTCGGAGTGGCCAAACGTCGACCAGAGACCGAAGTTGACCATAACATCGTCCTGA
- a CDS encoding formylglycine-generating enzyme family protein, with protein MVVIVLAGYWMLSPLLVDDSYNQTTVVSQNTKVVTSSLAATDNKTITNTGYQENMETYTNSIGMEFVLIPSGEFEMGSDDRYPGEMPVHEVTIKNAYYLGKYEVTQEQWVEIMGDNPSKFEGDSNPVECVSWDDVQEFVKKLNAKEGTDKYRLPTEAEWEYACRAGTATTYSFGDDESKLSDYVWYYENAGSKTTHPVGQKNPNPWGLYDMHGNVWEWCQDRWHHSYNGAPTDGSAWEADGTSSRVIRGGSWNRLVGSCYRYGYVQDSSINDLGFRIVREV; from the coding sequence TTGGTCGTTATTGTACTTGCAGGCTACTGGATGTTATCACCACTGCTGGTGGACGATTCTTACAATCAGACTACTGTTGTGTCCCAGAACACCAAGGTTGTTACTTCTTCACTAGCTGCCACAGACAACAAGACCATCACTAATACTGGATATCAGGAAAACATGGAAACTTACACCAATTCTATCGGTATGGAGTTCGTGCTCATCCCTTCAGGTGAGTTTGAGATGGGTTCAGATGATAGATATCCTGGTGAAATGCCCGTTCATGAAGTGACCATCAAAAATGCCTACTACCTTGGCAAGTATGAAGTTACCCAAGAGCAGTGGGTTGAGATAATGGGTGATAACCCTTCGAAATTCGAAGGTGATAGTAATCCCGTTGAGTGTGTGTCATGGGATGATGTGCAGGAATTTGTTAAGAAGCTGAACGCAAAGGAAGGTACTGACAAATACCGTCTCCCCACCGAAGCAGAGTGGGAGTACGCCTGCAGAGCAGGCACGGCCACGACTTATTCCTTTGGAGACGACGAATCAAAGTTGAGTGACTATGTCTGGTATTATGAAAATGCAGGGAGTAAAACTACTCATCCGGTGGGCCAAAAGAATCCGAATCCTTGGGGATTGTATGATATGCATGGAAATGTCTGGGAATGGTGTCAAGACAGATGGCATCATTCTTACAACGGTGCTCCGACTGATGGTAGTGCTTGGGAAGCTGATGGTACATCCTCTCGGGTCATTCGCGGCGGCAGCTGGAACCGCCTTGTCGGGAGCTGCTATCGTTACGGATACGTCCAGGACAGCAGCATAAACGACCTCGGTTTCCGTATTGTTAGGGAAGTGTAG
- a CDS encoding RNA-guided endonuclease InsQ/TnpB family protein has product MLKTYKFRLYPTTQQVFVLNKTLDVCRHIYNEFLADRRNAYDRCNQSLSTMDQLYQVQYLEFDTDVHSQVKQDVIRRLGKSFDAFFRRCKKGETKPGYPRFRGKNRYSSFSYPQSGFKISGKKLKLSKIGDIKIVLHRKIEGKIKTCSIIKDGKSWYACFSVEVKPKRSIEPAKSIGVDVGLNAVVTLSDGTKIEAPGYYRKIEDKLKRQQRSLSRKKLYSNNWKKQSDKVSHAHKVIFNKRSDFNHKLSRILVDNYDLVVFEDLNIRNMVQNSKLSKSIHDAAWGKLIQYTMYKAEEAGKIVELVAPHNTSQNCSSCGIKVSKTLATRIHRCPNCGLVLDRDHNAAINILNLAVGTTVKACGVEPLGSAMKQEATCFNRW; this is encoded by the coding sequence ATGCTGAAAACATACAAGTTCAGATTATATCCTACAACCCAGCAAGTGTTCGTTCTGAACAAAACACTTGATGTATGTAGACATATCTATAATGAGTTTTTAGCAGACCGTCGAAATGCATACGATAGATGCAATCAAAGTCTGTCTACCATGGATCAGTTATATCAGGTCCAGTATCTTGAATTTGACACTGATGTGCATTCTCAGGTTAAACAAGATGTCATTAGACGGTTGGGTAAATCGTTTGATGCGTTTTTTAGAAGATGTAAAAAAGGGGAAACAAAACCAGGATATCCAAGGTTCCGGGGAAAAAATAGGTATAGCAGTTTCAGTTATCCACAATCTGGTTTCAAGATATCTGGAAAGAAACTGAAACTCTCGAAGATTGGTGATATCAAAATCGTTCTACATCGTAAAATAGAGGGAAAGATTAAAACTTGCTCTATTATAAAGGATGGAAAATCGTGGTATGCCTGTTTCTCTGTAGAAGTTAAACCTAAAAGATCAATTGAGCCTGCTAAATCTATTGGTGTTGATGTTGGGCTGAATGCTGTTGTCACATTAAGTGATGGTACAAAGATCGAAGCTCCCGGATACTATCGGAAAATAGAAGATAAGCTTAAAAGACAACAGCGTTCTCTTAGTCGCAAGAAATTATATTCCAATAACTGGAAAAAGCAGTCCGATAAAGTATCTCATGCTCACAAAGTGATTTTCAATAAGAGGAGTGATTTTAACCACAAACTTAGCAGGATTCTTGTTGACAACTATGACCTGGTGGTCTTTGAAGATTTGAATATCAGGAATATGGTCCAGAACTCTAAGTTGTCGAAGTCAATACATGATGCAGCATGGGGTAAACTAATTCAGTATACGATGTACAAAGCGGAAGAAGCTGGTAAGATCGTTGAGTTAGTTGCACCTCACAATACATCTCAAAACTGTAGTTCTTGTGGCATAAAAGTGAGTAAAACACTTGCTACACGAATACACAGATGTCCAAACTGTGGATTAGTGTTGGATAGAGATCATAACGCTGCTATTAATATTCTCAATTTAGCCGTAGGGACTACGGTAAAAGCCTGTGGAGTTGAGCCGTTAGGCTCAGCAATGAAACAGGAAGCCACCTGTTTCAACAGGTGGTAG
- the tnpA gene encoding IS200/IS605 family transposase: MTYSSSAVYEINYHIVWCTKYRNQVMTDEVKQFMDDQIRTIADSKEWTVIELEVMPEHIHLFLSAPPFVAPTDIVKVMKGVTAKRVFEKFPQLRRRKFWGNHMWSPSYYIGTHGNVSAETIKKYIEGTSNRGRNSSTG; this comes from the coding sequence ATGACATATTCCAGTTCAGCAGTCTATGAAATTAACTACCATATAGTATGGTGTACAAAATACAGAAATCAGGTGATGACAGACGAAGTAAAACAATTTATGGATGACCAGATAAGAACCATAGCCGATTCAAAAGAGTGGACTGTGATCGAACTGGAAGTAATGCCAGAACATATTCATCTCTTCTTATCAGCACCGCCGTTTGTAGCACCCACAGACATTGTTAAAGTCATGAAAGGTGTAACTGCCAAGAGAGTATTTGAGAAATTCCCCCAGCTCCGTAGAAGAAAGTTTTGGGGAAATCACATGTGGTCACCTAGTTATTATATTGGAACTCATGGAAATGTCTCTGCAGAAACGATTAAAAAATACATTGAAGGAACATCGAATAGAGGTCGCAATTCATCCACTGGTTGA